In Legionella cardiaca, a genomic segment contains:
- a CDS encoding class I SAM-dependent methyltransferase: MSVQEWPAQDYAIGSYIQESIAKEYLKYLKIKPTDSVLDVGCGNGAFSRNILAKIPQGHFLGIDASANMLAIARQETANYPNVTLQQADALTLPFTNQFDYVVSFWCLQWCAFAIEKAFLNIYKALKNNGKVLALFPSGDDPFITSYYRVQECGQFSCLKDFKPPVDYHYFQNLEEKIHALPFKHIKFERLQHEILLPSLDTFRKFVKGIAFFQGQIPDKDIDLINEALVDTYKRECQEKFAGEYWFILSIYLMQAEK; encoded by the coding sequence ATGTCAGTACAAGAATGGCCAGCTCAGGATTATGCGATTGGTTCCTATATTCAGGAAAGTATCGCAAAAGAATACTTAAAATATTTGAAAATAAAGCCAACAGATTCGGTTCTGGATGTTGGATGTGGCAATGGGGCATTCAGCCGTAATATTTTAGCTAAAATTCCACAAGGTCATTTTCTAGGAATAGATGCTTCGGCGAATATGCTGGCAATAGCCAGGCAAGAAACTGCTAATTATCCTAATGTTACACTGCAACAAGCCGATGCGTTAACCTTGCCATTTACAAATCAATTTGATTATGTCGTTTCATTTTGGTGCTTACAATGGTGTGCTTTTGCCATAGAGAAAGCCTTTCTTAATATTTATAAGGCATTAAAAAATAATGGCAAAGTATTGGCTCTTTTTCCCTCGGGTGACGATCCTTTTATTACCAGCTATTACCGTGTTCAGGAATGCGGACAGTTCTCTTGTCTCAAAGATTTTAAACCGCCGGTTGATTATCACTATTTTCAGAATCTGGAAGAAAAAATACATGCGCTTCCTTTTAAACATATTAAATTTGAGCGGTTGCAGCATGAGATTCTTTTGCCCTCTTTAGATACTTTTCGTAAATTTGTTAAGGGCATTGCATTCTTTCAAGGTCAAATACCTGACAAAGACATTGATCTTATTAATGAAGCTTTGGTTGATACCTATAAACGTGAGTGCCAAGAGAAATTTGCTGGTGAATATTGGTTTATCTTGTCTATTTATTTGATGCAAGCTGAGAAATAA
- the cyoC gene encoding cytochrome o ubiquinol oxidase subunit III → MMSKTLMKDTQAATPIPATTNRDLFIGSYNERHSRPEGKTAARSHNIDGHMSHFDGSKNVFGFWIYIMTDCILFASLFAVYAVLHTHTFGGPHAKELFNLSFVLTETLVLLSSSFTYGLAMLARDSKSQDKVTRWMWATFVLGFCFITMEMYEFQHLYLEGHTWAKSAFLSSFFTLVATHGLHVTVGLIWMLALIFQMKTHGITPVTKTKLTCLGLFWHFLDIVWIFVFSVVYLMGAI, encoded by the coding sequence ATGATGAGTAAAACGTTAATGAAAGATACTCAAGCCGCGACCCCAATTCCAGCTACTACGAATCGCGACCTATTCATTGGATCTTATAATGAGCGGCATTCCAGACCTGAGGGAAAAACAGCAGCGCGAAGCCACAATATTGATGGTCACATGAGTCATTTTGATGGTTCTAAAAATGTCTTCGGTTTTTGGATATACATCATGACTGATTGTATTTTATTTGCATCTTTATTTGCAGTGTATGCCGTGCTTCATACTCATACCTTTGGAGGCCCCCATGCCAAAGAACTTTTTAATCTATCCTTTGTGTTAACTGAAACGTTAGTACTATTAAGCAGCAGCTTTACCTATGGCCTTGCAATGCTGGCACGTGACAGTAAGTCTCAAGACAAAGTGACCCGTTGGATGTGGGCAACTTTTGTCTTGGGTTTTTGTTTTATTACAATGGAAATGTATGAGTTTCAACACTTGTATTTAGAGGGTCATACCTGGGCTAAAAGTGCATTTTTATCATCATTTTTTACTTTGGTTGCTACACACGGGCTGCATGTTACCGTAGGACTTATCTGGATGTTAGCCCTTATATTTCAAATGAAAACCCATGGGATTACACCCGTGACCAAAACTAAATTAACCTGCCTGGGTTTGTTTTGGCACTTTCTGGACATTGTTTGGATTTTTGTTTTTTCAGTCGTCTATTTGATGGGAGCAATTTAA
- the cyoB gene encoding cytochrome o ubiquinol oxidase subunit I, translating to MLETILGKLSIPQEVFPYLYEPISQQIIIFSMLAFIAIAGIAVLGGITYFKKWSYLWHEWIVTVDHKRIAKMYLFVALLMLFRGFIDAVMMRAQQAMASGDSYGYLIPEHFDQIFTAHGTIMIFFVAMPLMFSLFNLVIPLQIGARDVAFPFLNSLSFWLFAVGALLANVSLLIGDFAHAGWLAYPPFSELAYSPTVGTDYYIWAIQISGIGSLISGINFFVTILKMRCPGMSLMKMPIFTWTAFCSSILVMLIFPVLTVALALLGLDRYLDMHFFTTGAGGDQMMYVNLVWIWGHPEVYVLVLPAFGVYSEIVATFSRKALFGYKTMVWATAVITFLAFIVWAHHFFTMGAGANVNAVFGILTMIISVPTGVKVFNWLFTMYRGRIKFTSPMYWLMGFFITFTLGGMSGVMLAVPGIDFQAHNSTFLVAHFHNTIIGGVVFGYFAGLAYWFPKMFGFTLNETLGKCAFWCWLVGFFVAFTPLYILGGMGMTRRLYHYDASTGFQPYLIVAAIGAGIIALGVVFQVLQIIVSIKNREKCRDVTGDPWDGRTLEWATASPPAFYNFAHIPVVSEIDDFWEQKQKRINRTDKSKKEVLTYQSIHMPKNTPMGFIIGIFAFIFSFAMVWHIWWLAILGLECVVISLIIRSFNYDTDFYIKASEVEANEIQYQQSIVGR from the coding sequence ATGCTAGAAACCATTTTAGGAAAATTAAGTATTCCACAAGAGGTTTTTCCTTATCTCTATGAGCCTATAAGTCAGCAGATTATTATATTTTCCATGTTGGCCTTCATTGCAATTGCAGGTATTGCGGTATTGGGAGGTATAACTTATTTCAAGAAATGGAGTTATCTTTGGCATGAATGGATAGTAACTGTAGACCATAAGCGCATTGCAAAGATGTATCTTTTTGTTGCGCTGCTAATGCTTTTTAGAGGGTTTATCGATGCGGTTATGATGCGAGCTCAGCAAGCTATGGCCTCTGGCGATTCTTATGGTTACCTTATTCCCGAGCATTTTGATCAAATATTTACTGCTCATGGAACCATAATGATATTTTTTGTCGCAATGCCCCTTATGTTTTCGTTATTTAACCTGGTAATACCATTACAAATTGGGGCTCGAGATGTTGCGTTCCCCTTTCTAAATTCGCTTAGTTTTTGGCTTTTTGCTGTTGGTGCACTGCTAGCCAATGTATCCTTATTAATTGGTGATTTCGCGCATGCGGGTTGGTTAGCATACCCGCCATTTTCGGAGCTTGCCTATAGCCCAACCGTTGGAACAGATTATTACATTTGGGCTATTCAAATCTCAGGTATTGGTAGTCTCATATCGGGAATAAATTTTTTCGTGACAATTCTTAAGATGCGCTGTCCTGGAATGTCCTTAATGAAAATGCCGATTTTTACATGGACAGCTTTTTGCTCTTCAATTCTTGTAATGCTTATTTTTCCTGTACTAACGGTTGCTTTAGCTTTGCTTGGTCTGGATAGATACCTTGATATGCATTTTTTTACCACTGGTGCTGGTGGGGATCAAATGATGTATGTGAATTTAGTTTGGATTTGGGGGCATCCAGAAGTCTATGTATTAGTTTTACCTGCTTTCGGTGTTTACTCTGAGATTGTTGCCACCTTCTCTCGAAAAGCATTATTTGGTTACAAAACCATGGTGTGGGCCACTGCGGTCATTACCTTTTTAGCTTTTATTGTTTGGGCTCATCACTTTTTCACAATGGGCGCAGGCGCTAATGTGAATGCAGTTTTTGGAATTCTTACGATGATTATCTCTGTACCTACCGGAGTGAAAGTCTTTAACTGGCTATTTACGATGTATCGAGGGCGAATTAAATTTACTTCTCCAATGTATTGGCTAATGGGGTTTTTTATAACCTTTACCCTAGGTGGAATGTCTGGAGTAATGCTTGCAGTACCGGGCATTGATTTTCAGGCTCACAATAGTACTTTTTTAGTCGCACATTTTCATAACACGATTATTGGTGGGGTTGTCTTTGGTTATTTTGCTGGCTTAGCTTATTGGTTCCCAAAAATGTTTGGTTTTACCCTGAATGAGACATTGGGTAAATGTGCTTTCTGGTGTTGGCTAGTTGGTTTTTTTGTTGCATTCACTCCTCTCTACATCCTGGGAGGTATGGGTATGACGCGTCGTTTGTATCATTATGATGCTTCCACGGGTTTTCAACCTTATTTAATTGTAGCGGCAATTGGTGCAGGTATTATTGCATTAGGCGTTGTTTTCCAGGTGCTACAAATTATAGTTAGTATCAAAAACAGAGAAAAATGTCGTGATGTTACTGGCGATCCCTGGGATGGTCGTACCTTGGAGTGGGCTACAGCATCGCCACCTGCTTTCTATAACTTCGCTCATATTCCGGTTGTTAGCGAGATAGATGATTTTTGGGAACAAAAACAAAAGAGGATAAATCGCACAGATAAGTCCAAAAAAGAAGTTTTGACTTACCAGAGTATTCATATGCCTAAAAATACTCCAATGGGATTTATTATTGGTATCTTTGCGTTTATTTTTAGTTTTGCCATGGTATGGCATATTTGGTGGCTTGCAATATTAGGCCTGGAGTGCGTTGTCATTTCTTTGATTATCAGATCTTTCAATTACGATACAGATTTTTACATCAAAGCAAGTGAGGTGGAAGCAAACGAAATTCAATATCAACAATCTATTGTAGGAAGATAA
- a CDS encoding OsmC family protein, protein MSEYNIRLAWKRDTEDFDYKSYNRDHTVFFYGGPKIEVSSSPDFIRDPRFHTPEELLAAAVSSCYLLTFLSLAAKKGFIIDNYHDNATCFLGSTEKNAPAITEITLRPVITFSKENRPDKDHLKQLFTETHNHCLVANVLTVNITVNPTLADA, encoded by the coding sequence ATGTCTGAATATAATATTCGTCTTGCATGGAAACGTGATACGGAAGACTTCGACTATAAATCTTACAACAGAGACCATACCGTATTTTTTTATGGTGGCCCCAAAATAGAAGTAAGTTCATCTCCTGATTTTATTCGTGACCCTCGATTTCATACACCGGAAGAGCTTTTAGCTGCAGCCGTTTCAAGTTGTTATCTACTTACTTTCCTTTCTCTTGCCGCTAAAAAAGGATTTATCATTGATAATTATCATGATAATGCAACCTGTTTTTTAGGCAGTACTGAAAAGAATGCACCCGCCATTACAGAGATTACTCTTCGTCCAGTCATTACCTTTAGTAAAGAAAACAGACCTGATAAAGATCATTTAAAACAACTTTTTACAGAAACACATAACCATTGCCTGGTTGCTAATGTATTAACGGTGAATATAACCGTTAACCCGACACTAGCAGACGCATAA
- a CDS encoding YihY/virulence factor BrkB family protein: MRVKIILKKLLENWSQDKVATLSAALSYYTIFSISPLLIISIAIAGLVFDPNLVQENLLEQIGKTFGNDPAEQIKILISSARPATNILAKIVSIIVLLFGASGFFGALQTGLNAIWGVFPDPNMGFWELIKSRFLSFTLVLGVGFLLLVSLIISLILSLVTMHLLRFFPQLIIFSYGLNLLISIAAITLLFAMIFKIIPDVSLQWRDVWLGAFFTALLFTIGKFLLGLYLSHSNLAQGFGPSAALIIILVWIYYSAQILFTGAEFTKVYYLQKRKKIRPSKNAKLIG; encoded by the coding sequence ATGCGTGTGAAGATAATTTTAAAGAAATTATTGGAAAATTGGAGCCAGGATAAAGTAGCTACTTTATCGGCGGCGTTATCTTATTACACTATATTTTCTATATCTCCTTTATTAATAATTTCTATTGCTATCGCAGGCCTTGTATTTGATCCTAACCTTGTGCAAGAAAATCTATTAGAGCAAATCGGAAAAACTTTTGGAAATGATCCGGCTGAACAAATTAAAATTCTAATTTCATCTGCTAGACCAGCAACAAATATACTTGCAAAGATTGTTTCTATAATCGTTTTATTATTCGGTGCCTCTGGTTTTTTTGGAGCACTTCAAACCGGGCTGAATGCGATATGGGGTGTGTTTCCCGATCCCAATATGGGGTTTTGGGAATTAATTAAAAGCCGATTTCTATCGTTTACTTTAGTTCTTGGGGTTGGATTTTTACTCTTGGTGTCATTAATTATTTCTCTTATATTATCTTTGGTAACTATGCATCTTTTGCGTTTTTTCCCACAATTAATCATTTTTAGTTATGGATTAAATCTTCTTATTTCCATTGCAGCGATTACTCTTCTTTTCGCCATGATTTTCAAAATAATCCCGGACGTATCATTACAATGGAGAGACGTTTGGTTAGGCGCCTTTTTTACTGCACTTTTATTTACCATCGGCAAATTTTTACTGGGATTATATCTTTCCCATTCCAATTTGGCGCAAGGATTTGGCCCATCAGCTGCCTTAATCATTATTCTCGTTTGGATTTATTATTCTGCGCAAATTTTATTTACGGGAGCGGAGTTTACAAAGGTGTATTATCTCCAAAAGAGAAAAAAAATTCGCCCAAGCAAAAATGCAAAGTTAATAGGTTGA
- the cyoD gene encoding cytochrome o ubiquinol oxidase subunit IV, which produces MSKHELVFDVDTGASYGTYQSYTIGFVSSLLLTLFSFYLVASSALPPKILYIAVGALAIMQLFVQLVFFLHLNTTSKTNWNLLSFLFTLVVVLVLVIGTMWIMYNLYANMDMNIMAM; this is translated from the coding sequence ATGTCAAAACATGAACTTGTTTTTGATGTAGATACAGGTGCGTCTTATGGTACATATCAATCTTATACCATTGGTTTTGTATCCTCACTTTTGTTGACGCTTTTTTCGTTTTATTTGGTTGCCTCTTCTGCTCTACCTCCCAAAATTCTGTACATAGCGGTGGGAGCACTTGCGATTATGCAGCTTTTTGTCCAGCTTGTTTTTTTTCTCCATTTAAATACGACTTCAAAAACAAACTGGAATTTATTAAGTTTTCTCTTTACGTTGGTTGTGGTGTTAGTTTTGGTAATTGGTACCATGTGGATTATGTATAATTTGTACGCGAACATGGATATGAATATTATGGCAATGTAA
- a CDS encoding zinc-dependent alcohol dehydrogenase family protein gives MKALIYNGPGKKVFAEHPMPQIMENTDAIVKIKKTTICGTDLHILKGDVSTCEPGRVLGHEGIGIIEETGSGVTEFHRGDKVLISCITSCSKCFYCRKGMYSHCKTGGWILGNKIDGTQAEYVRIPYADTSLYKVPPGAEEDTIVMLSDILPTGFECGIINGKIQPGDTIAIIGAGPIGLATLLTAQFYSPAEIIMVDTDSNRLEVAERLGATMIINNTDGNAAKRIMEHTNNLGVNTAIEAVGIPETFVLCEEIIAPGGTIANIGVHGKKVDLHLERLWSQNISITTRLVDTITTPLLLKSVCAKKLDAATLISHHFPFDNILEAYETFKDAAKTHALKVIIDL, from the coding sequence ATGAAGGCACTTATATATAATGGACCAGGAAAAAAAGTTTTTGCAGAGCATCCAATGCCGCAAATTATGGAAAATACCGATGCGATAGTTAAGATTAAGAAAACGACCATTTGTGGTACTGATCTTCATATTCTTAAAGGCGATGTATCAACTTGTGAGCCGGGCCGTGTATTAGGTCATGAAGGGATAGGAATTATTGAAGAAACAGGTTCCGGAGTAACAGAGTTTCATCGTGGCGATAAAGTGCTAATTTCTTGTATTACTTCTTGCAGTAAATGTTTCTATTGTCGCAAAGGGATGTACTCTCACTGCAAAACGGGTGGTTGGATTCTGGGGAACAAAATTGACGGGACTCAAGCTGAGTATGTTCGTATACCTTATGCCGACACAAGTCTCTATAAAGTTCCTCCAGGAGCCGAAGAAGACACCATAGTGATGTTAAGTGATATTTTGCCTACTGGTTTTGAATGCGGCATTATAAACGGCAAAATTCAACCAGGGGATACAATAGCAATTATTGGAGCTGGCCCAATAGGGTTGGCAACTTTACTTACTGCCCAATTCTATTCGCCAGCTGAAATTATCATGGTCGATACAGATTCTAATCGACTCGAGGTTGCAGAGCGTTTAGGTGCTACCATGATTATTAATAACACAGATGGAAATGCTGCAAAGAGAATAATGGAGCATACAAATAACCTTGGGGTCAATACAGCTATAGAAGCAGTGGGGATTCCTGAAACTTTTGTTCTTTGTGAAGAAATTATAGCGCCAGGAGGAACTATTGCGAATATTGGTGTTCATGGAAAGAAAGTAGATTTACATCTGGAGCGACTGTGGTCTCAAAACATTTCAATTACGACACGGCTTGTAGATACTATTACTACACCCTTGTTGCTAAAGTCAGTCTGCGCCAAAAAATTGGATGCTGCTACACTAATTAGCCATCATTTTCCATTTGATAATATCCTTGAAGCCTATGAAACATTTAAAGATGCGGCGAAGACTCATGCACTAAAGGTAATTATTGATTTATAG
- a CDS encoding c-type cytochrome has protein sequence MKNILVFLLSIISTTVLANELGKSTYQNACQNCHAPQLAKGLNAPAAFDKKAWNKRFKDADRKAKKHPSQFKTGMDYLLYNVKIGKGLMHHGGLCKEAEAPNNNCSDEALIQAINYMAGK, from the coding sequence ATGAAAAATATACTAGTATTTTTATTATCTATAATTAGTACTACAGTTTTAGCTAATGAACTAGGTAAAAGCACCTATCAAAATGCTTGTCAAAATTGTCATGCACCTCAACTAGCAAAAGGATTAAACGCTCCAGCCGCTTTTGATAAAAAAGCCTGGAATAAACGATTTAAAGATGCAGATAGGAAGGCAAAAAAACACCCTTCTCAATTTAAAACAGGTATGGATTATTTATTATACAATGTAAAAATTGGTAAAGGCTTAATGCATCACGGTGGTTTATGCAAAGAAGCAGAGGCTCCGAATAATAACTGCTCTGACGAAGCATTAATTCAAGCTATTAACTATATGGCAGGAAAATAA
- a CDS encoding cation diffusion facilitator family transporter has translation MVTSTSDFHEQRILKLSIAVTFLLAAAGIFFGLVSGSLAIIFDGMFNMVDTAMSLLSLFVARLLTSKGSRRFQYGYWHVEPMVLIFNGSTLILICAYALINAIGSLLSGGRQLNFDWAFAFALLMSVVSIIMYVYIRQKNLKLNSEFLRLDRQSWLISASISSSLLVAFGIANLTEGTSYHNLTPYFDPIILAVLTSCLIFVPMAAVYDAMRDVFLVAPFELDLKIRMFLDELTAREGFKTYSSYVAKIGRAQFIEIHIVVPPNHPISTVEDLDAIRHEIRDAMGGDSPQLWLTIAFTADESLI, from the coding sequence ATGGTAACCAGCACTTCAGATTTTCATGAGCAGCGGATTCTTAAACTTTCTATAGCAGTCACTTTTCTTCTTGCAGCAGCGGGTATTTTTTTTGGATTAGTGTCTGGTTCATTGGCTATTATATTTGATGGTATGTTCAATATGGTTGATACGGCCATGTCCTTATTATCGCTCTTTGTAGCGCGCTTACTGACTAGCAAAGGGAGTCGTCGATTCCAATATGGTTATTGGCATGTTGAACCGATGGTACTTATCTTTAACGGCAGTACACTCATCTTAATTTGTGCCTATGCCTTAATTAACGCAATTGGTAGTTTGCTTTCAGGCGGTCGGCAATTGAATTTTGACTGGGCTTTTGCCTTTGCCTTATTAATGTCTGTGGTATCCATTATAATGTATGTCTATATACGACAGAAAAATCTTAAACTTAATTCTGAATTTTTACGTCTTGATAGACAAAGCTGGCTTATATCAGCCTCTATTTCCTCCTCACTTTTGGTTGCTTTTGGTATCGCTAATCTCACAGAAGGAACGTCTTATCATAATCTTACTCCTTACTTTGACCCTATTATACTAGCTGTGCTTACCTCCTGCTTGATTTTTGTACCCATGGCCGCAGTGTATGATGCTATGCGGGATGTATTTCTTGTTGCTCCTTTTGAGCTTGATCTGAAAATAAGAATGTTTTTAGATGAGTTGACAGCAAGAGAAGGTTTCAAAACCTATTCGAGCTATGTAGCAAAGATAGGTCGCGCGCAATTCATTGAAATACATATTGTTGTACCCCCAAACCATCCTATTTCAACTGTTGAAGACCTGGATGCCATTCGTCACGAAATAAGAGATGCAATGGGTGGAGATAGCCCGCAACTTTGGCTAACCATCGCGTTTACTGCGGATGAAAGCTTGATTTAA
- the cyoA gene encoding ubiquinol oxidase subunit II has protein sequence MIQPICKVIRHAGVVVLLAMVLLTLNGCHSGAIAPRGQIAATELKLIIFSIKLMLIVVIPVIFMACWFGWRYREGSNSKYTPEWNHSTILEIVWWTIPCIIILILGTVTWKTTHSLDPYKPLDSQIKPVTVEVVSLDWKWLFIYPEHQIATLNYLKIPADTPINFKITAASPMNSFIIPQLGGQIYAMTGMKTQLHLIADNPGNYRGLATNYTGIGFAEMSFNTEVTSHEDFINWVNSIKSKPNQLTSAVFWEQLAPKSINVSPRYFGSVDAGLFDSIIMHYMMPDVDHKNA, from the coding sequence ATGATACAACCAATTTGTAAAGTAATTAGACATGCGGGTGTTGTTGTTCTACTTGCGATGGTTTTACTTACTTTAAATGGTTGCCATTCCGGAGCAATAGCACCCAGAGGGCAAATCGCTGCAACTGAATTAAAATTGATTATATTTTCAATAAAACTCATGCTAATTGTGGTGATTCCCGTTATTTTCATGGCATGCTGGTTTGGCTGGCGATATCGGGAAGGAAGTAATAGCAAATATACGCCAGAATGGAATCACAGCACTATTTTGGAAATCGTTTGGTGGACAATTCCCTGTATTATTATTTTAATTTTAGGTACAGTGACTTGGAAAACCACGCATAGTTTAGATCCCTATAAACCACTTGATTCACAAATAAAACCTGTGACAGTTGAGGTTGTCTCACTGGATTGGAAATGGTTGTTTATTTACCCTGAACATCAAATAGCCACACTTAATTATCTTAAAATTCCTGCTGATACTCCTATCAATTTCAAAATAACAGCTGCATCACCTATGAATTCTTTCATTATCCCACAGCTTGGGGGACAAATTTATGCGATGACTGGAATGAAAACACAGTTGCATCTTATTGCAGACAACCCAGGAAATTATCGAGGGCTTGCAACGAATTATACAGGCATCGGTTTTGCTGAAATGAGCTTTAACACGGAAGTTACATCGCATGAAGATTTTATTAATTGGGTTAATTCAATTAAGAGCAAGCCAAACCAACTGACATCAGCGGTATTTTGGGAGCAACTGGCACCCAAATCGATCAATGTTTCTCCCAGGTATTTCGGTAGTGTTGATGCTGGATTATTTGACAGCATTATTATGCATTACATGATGCCAGATGTTGATCATAAAAATGCATAG
- a CDS encoding VIT1/CCC1 transporter family protein, giving the protein MEKLEHGHSQKEIKERFAKAPAPSYLRDWIYGGIDGAVTTFAIVSGVVGGQLSSIVILILGFANLLADGFSMAASNYLGTKSEKDQYQRYKAIEEKHIDLTPEGEKDEIKEIFKNKGLKGDILNLVVNEITANKSLWIKTMLQEEYGLPLLIRTPLKSATYTFLAFLIFGLIPLFPYVFNVSHSFFWSCLFTGTTFFIIGSIKSHWSPKSWLNSGIETLIIGVITAVLAYIIGLILHFWLA; this is encoded by the coding sequence ATGGAAAAATTAGAACACGGTCATTCACAAAAAGAAATCAAGGAACGCTTTGCGAAAGCTCCTGCACCGAGTTATTTGCGAGACTGGATTTATGGCGGAATCGATGGCGCTGTAACCACTTTTGCGATCGTTTCAGGAGTTGTAGGAGGGCAGCTATCTTCTATAGTAATTTTAATATTAGGTTTTGCTAATTTGCTTGCAGATGGATTTTCAATGGCCGCAAGCAATTATTTGGGAACAAAATCTGAAAAAGACCAATACCAACGCTATAAAGCGATTGAAGAAAAGCATATTGATTTAACACCTGAGGGTGAAAAAGATGAAATTAAAGAAATTTTTAAAAACAAAGGACTAAAGGGAGATATTTTAAACCTGGTAGTAAATGAAATTACAGCGAATAAGTCCTTATGGATAAAAACCATGTTGCAAGAAGAATATGGATTGCCTCTGTTAATTCGCACTCCTTTAAAATCAGCGACCTATACTTTTCTAGCTTTCCTTATTTTTGGTTTAATTCCATTATTTCCTTATGTATTTAATGTAAGTCATTCCTTTTTTTGGTCTTGCTTATTTACTGGAACTACGTTCTTTATTATTGGCTCTATTAAAAGTCATTGGTCACCTAAGTCTTGGCTCAACTCAGGTATTGAAACATTAATTATTGGAGTTATTACCGCAGTGCTCGCTTATATTATTGGGTTAATTTTGCATTTTTGGTTAGCATAA
- the yegQ gene encoding tRNA 5-hydroxyuridine modification protein YegQ — MKSPELLSPAGSLKRMRRAFAYGADAVYAGQPRYSLRARNNEFSHEKLVLGINEAHAQGKLFFVASNIVAPNNKINTYLEDLTPVIEAGPDALIMTDPGLIMMVRDKWPHQPIHLSVQSNVMNFAAVKFWQSMGLERVILSRELSLKEIQAIRENCPDIELEVFVHGALCMAHSGRCLLSGYFNHRDPNQGACTNSCRWKYDVKEGKEDEWGNAHVETKTFLFEQSPQREGEMNTIEEDEHGTYLFNSKDLRAIQHVESLTKIGIDCLKIEGRTKSDFYVARVTQLYRKAIDDAVAGKPFDWGLMDSLEGLSLRGYTEGFYRRHVPEEYQSYKDRNETGIKQQVVGELLDYDESKQLLEISVKNQFFVGDTLEIMLPNSNHIFTLEAIENTEGHSIHCAPGSGHIVRIAANVQDVNQLEHGYLIHHWNDTQLLE; from the coding sequence ATGAAATCTCCAGAATTATTATCTCCTGCAGGTTCTTTAAAGCGTATGCGACGAGCCTTTGCCTATGGAGCAGATGCGGTATACGCGGGGCAACCCCGTTATAGTCTCCGAGCTAGAAATAACGAATTTTCCCATGAAAAGTTGGTGTTGGGCATTAATGAAGCTCATGCTCAAGGTAAATTATTTTTTGTAGCGAGTAATATTGTTGCCCCAAATAATAAAATAAACACGTATCTTGAAGATCTGACTCCAGTCATTGAAGCAGGTCCAGACGCTTTGATCATGACGGATCCCGGTCTCATTATGATGGTTAGAGATAAATGGCCTCATCAACCTATTCATTTGTCAGTACAATCAAATGTGATGAATTTTGCCGCAGTAAAATTCTGGCAATCTATGGGTCTTGAACGAGTTATTTTGTCTCGAGAGTTGTCTTTAAAAGAAATCCAGGCAATTCGTGAAAATTGCCCAGATATTGAATTAGAAGTATTTGTACATGGCGCATTATGTATGGCTCATTCAGGGCGCTGCCTCCTATCTGGCTATTTTAATCACCGTGATCCTAATCAAGGAGCGTGCACCAATTCATGCCGGTGGAAATATGATGTTAAAGAAGGTAAAGAGGATGAATGGGGTAATGCACATGTAGAAACTAAAACTTTTCTATTTGAACAATCTCCCCAACGTGAGGGGGAAATGAATACCATCGAAGAAGATGAACATGGCACCTATCTGTTTAACTCAAAAGATTTAAGAGCAATTCAACATGTTGAATCATTAACCAAAATAGGAATTGATTGTTTAAAAATCGAAGGTCGTACTAAATCGGATTTTTATGTAGCTCGTGTAACCCAATTGTATCGAAAGGCTATTGATGACGCTGTTGCCGGAAAGCCTTTTGATTGGGGTCTTATGGATTCTCTGGAGGGATTATCACTCAGAGGATACACAGAGGGTTTTTATCGCCGTCATGTTCCTGAAGAATACCAAAGTTACAAAGATCGCAATGAAACAGGCATAAAACAGCAGGTTGTAGGTGAGTTACTTGATTATGACGAAAGTAAACAACTACTTGAAATTAGTGTAAAAAATCAATTTTTTGTTGGTGACACCCTTGAAATCATGCTGCCAAACAGTAACCATATTTTTACACTTGAAGCCATTGAGAATACTGAAGGACATTCCATCCATTGTGCGCCCGGTAGTGGTCATATTGTTCGGATTGCTGCTAATGTTCAAGACGTGAACCAGTTGGAACATGGCTATTTAATTCATCATTGGAACGATACACAACTGCTTGAGTAA